A stretch of Carnobacterium iners DNA encodes these proteins:
- a CDS encoding UDP-N-acetylglucosamine 1-carboxyvinyltransferase: MKKIVINGGKKLSGSVTINGAKNSVVALIPASILADSPVTLEGVPNIQDVHSLIEILNSMHVKTNFDGSTLIIDPTEMVSIPMPSGKIQSLRASYYFMGALLTKYGQGVVGLPGGCFLGPRPIDQHLKGFRALGAIVENELGAMYLRTPVEGLKGTRIYLDVVSIGATLNVMLAAVKAKGTTIIENAAREPEIIDVATLLNNMGAKVRGAGTGVIRIEGVDELHGCRHIVIPDRIEAGTYLALAGAIGTDITVQNVIVEHLEGLVAKMEEMGVPMTIGEDNIRVKEAQLPLKPINVKTLPYPGFATDLQQPLTPLILKTIGKSTVLDTIYTKRVKHIPELVRMGAKARVEGDLILLEGPCELKGVEVEASDLRAGACLIIAGLMAEGTTTITGVENILRGYDDIIRKLTDLGADVKMIETEHTII; encoded by the coding sequence ATGAAAAAAATAGTTATTAACGGAGGAAAGAAGTTAAGTGGATCAGTTACAATCAACGGGGCTAAAAATAGTGTCGTTGCTTTAATTCCAGCTTCAATCCTAGCTGATTCTCCAGTTACTTTAGAAGGAGTGCCAAATATTCAAGATGTGCATTCATTGATTGAAATTTTAAATAGTATGCACGTTAAAACAAATTTTGATGGCTCAACATTAATTATTGACCCAACAGAAATGGTTTCAATTCCTATGCCAAGTGGTAAAATACAAAGTTTGCGTGCGTCTTATTATTTTATGGGCGCTTTGTTAACTAAATACGGACAAGGTGTCGTTGGTTTACCGGGCGGCTGCTTTTTAGGACCTCGTCCAATAGATCAACATTTAAAAGGCTTTCGAGCGTTAGGAGCAATAGTTGAGAATGAATTAGGAGCGATGTATCTTAGAACTCCTGTAGAAGGACTAAAAGGGACTCGTATCTATTTAGACGTCGTTTCTATAGGAGCAACACTTAATGTGATGCTTGCTGCTGTTAAGGCAAAAGGAACAACCATCATAGAAAACGCTGCTCGTGAACCTGAAATTATTGATGTAGCAACACTGTTAAATAATATGGGTGCAAAGGTTCGAGGAGCAGGAACGGGTGTTATTCGTATTGAAGGAGTCGACGAACTTCATGGTTGCAGACATATTGTTATACCAGATAGAATTGAAGCTGGAACTTATTTAGCTTTAGCTGGAGCAATTGGAACAGATATTACGGTTCAAAATGTTATTGTAGAACACTTAGAAGGATTAGTGGCAAAGATGGAAGAAATGGGTGTTCCCATGACCATTGGAGAAGACAATATTCGTGTGAAAGAAGCGCAACTTCCATTAAAGCCAATCAATGTAAAAACGCTCCCATATCCAGGGTTTGCAACAGATTTACAGCAGCCTTTAACGCCGTTAATACTAAAAACAATAGGGAAATCAACAGTTTTAGATACGATATATACTAAGCGTGTGAAGCATATTCCAGAATTAGTTCGTATGGGCGCAAAAGCACGTGTAGAAGGAGATTTAATCCTTTTAGAGGGTCCATGCGAGTTAAAAGGTGTAGAAGTCGAGGCAAGTGACTTGCGAGCAGGTGCTTGTTTGATAATAGCTGGATTAATGGCGGAAGGAACAACTACGATTACGGGCGTAGAAAATATTTTAAGAGGCTATGATGATATTATTAGAAAATTAACTGATTTAGGTGCGGACGTTAAGATGATAGAAACTGAACACACTATAATATAG
- the fba gene encoding class II fructose-1,6-bisphosphate aldolase yields the protein MSRLVSMTDMLNKALEGKYAVGQFNINNLEWTQAVLEAAQAENSPVILGVSEGAGKYMGGPLVVAAMTEALMETMNITVPVALHLDHGSSFENCKTAIDAGYSSVMIDNSAFPIDENIAATKKVVEYAHSKGASVEAEVGTVGGTEDGVTGGVQYADPKECLRMVKEANIDALAAALGSVHGDYEGEPVLGFDEMKEISDLTHAPLVLHGGSGIPEFQIKKAIENGHSKINVNTELQQVWTAGVREKLATDDKVYDPRKVIAPGKARIIATVKITMQRFGSSNKA from the coding sequence ATGAGTCGTTTAGTTAGTATGACAGATATGTTAAATAAGGCATTAGAAGGTAAATACGCGGTTGGTCAATTCAACATTAACAACCTTGAATGGACACAAGCCGTTTTAGAAGCAGCACAAGCAGAAAACTCTCCAGTAATTTTAGGAGTATCTGAAGGCGCTGGGAAATACATGGGTGGCCCATTAGTTGTTGCTGCAATGACTGAAGCTTTAATGGAAACAATGAACATTACTGTTCCTGTTGCATTACATTTAGACCATGGTTCTTCATTTGAAAACTGTAAAACAGCTATTGATGCTGGTTATTCTTCTGTAATGATCGACAACTCAGCGTTCCCAATTGATGAAAATATTGCTGCAACGAAAAAAGTTGTTGAATATGCTCATTCAAAAGGTGCTTCTGTAGAAGCTGAAGTAGGAACAGTTGGCGGAACCGAAGATGGCGTTACTGGCGGAGTTCAGTATGCTGATCCTAAAGAATGTCTACGTATGGTTAAAGAAGCAAACATTGACGCCTTAGCAGCAGCTTTAGGTTCTGTTCATGGCGACTACGAAGGCGAGCCTGTTTTAGGTTTTGACGAAATGAAAGAAATTTCTGACTTAACTCATGCTCCATTAGTATTGCATGGTGGATCTGGAATTCCAGAATTCCAAATTAAAAAAGCTATTGAAAATGGTCACTCTAAAATCAATGTGAACACCGAGTTACAACAAGTTTGGACTGCAGGCGTTCGTGAAAAATTAGCTACTGACGATAAAGTTTACGATCCTCGTAAAGTTATTGCACCAGGTAAAGCAAGAATTATTGCTACAGTTAAAATAACTATGCAACGTTTTGGTTCATCAAACAAAGCTTAA